TTGATTTGGTTTATCCGCCTCGGAATGTTTCGCTTTATGGGGAGATTGTTGCTCAAGGGGCTGTTTTGAGTGAGTATCCGGCGGGTACGGGGCCAGATCGTGCTCATTTTCCGCAGCGAAATCGGATTATTGCTGGGTTGTGTCGGGCTGTTTTGGTAATGGAGGCGCCTCTGCGATCTGGGGCTTTGATTACGGCTAATTTGGCGGCGGATTTTGGCAGGGATGTTTTTGTTTTGCCTGGGTCTTTGGATAATCCTAATGCGCTTGGTTGTTTGGGTTTGTTGAGTAAGGGGGCTCAGGTGATTTTGAATGAGGGTCTTTTGTTGGAGATGTTGGGATCTATTCCGCCGGTTGATGTTGCTGAGGTTGGTGTGGGGGAGACTCAGCTTTCTTTGTTTGAGGAGGTTTCTTCGGGGCCGGTGTCGGGTTTGTCTGCTGAGTTGATGCAGGTTTTCCAGGTGATTTCTTCTCAAGAATTGCCGTTTGATTTGATTGTGGAAAAGGCTAATTTACCCGCCTCTACTGTATCAAGTTCGCTTTTACAGTTGGAGTTGTTGGGCTTGGTTTCTCAGTTGCCAGGGATGCGATATCAACGCTGTTGAGATGAGGGCTAGTCAGGGGATTTTTATTTGGATTTGTTTTTTATAATCTTCCCGCAGGTAGATGACAACCATTCAAAATCAGCGAATTATTAGATTGGGTCGCCGGTGAGAAATGCGGTGATAGTTGGCATCGTAATTTTTAAGGCTTTTTGTTATAAATTTGTTGCATTATTTGCGGGAATATTGAAAGGGCCAGAAGCTCAATTCCCTAAGCGGTAAGCTTCTCTCCTTGGGAAAATTTTAAGAAAGTTTTTAAGCCTAGAAATGATACCAGTAAATATATCGCAAGGTGGAGGAGATGAGAGGGGAGTTTTCCATAAGCTGAGGATACAGAGAACACAAGTTAACAAACAATTCGAGGAGAATACTCTATGCCAGTTACTCTTGAGGATACTAAGCGTCAGGCTATCGGTACAAAGTTGGCAGATATTAAGGCTCTGCAAAATCTGCTGATTTCTATCGAAGAAATGCTGCTGTCTGCTCTTACGGATTCTGATCTCAGCGACCGGCTGCGGAATATGCTGGAAGATGACCGTAAAAATTTGGGTGTTCTTGACACTGTGATTGTTCAATATGGTGTGAAGGGCCAACCGAAAGAAACCACCGAAAAAATGGTGGGAGAAATTCAGAAGTTGATGCAAGGTTCGGAGTTGACTCTCTTTGAAAAGTTTGCTCAATTAGAATTGCTGAAACATAAGCAAACAATGAGCGGTTTGCTGATTCACAAAGCTGCTCAGGTGGTTGGTGCTGATGTGGAAGCTGCGATTACTCCTCTTAATACCGTTAATTTTGAAAACCGCTCTCACCAAGAACAATTGAAGGCGTTTTTGGAAATTTTGGGTGTGCGTGAATTGACCGGCCAAAATCCTGATCAAGGTATTTGGGCTCGTGTTCAAGATGCGATGGCTGCTTTGACTGGGGTAGCTGGAAGTGTGATTACCCGCACCAAGGATGACATGAATATCCTGGAAATCATCCGTATGGATCACACCAAAGTTAATACCTTGTTCATGCAAGTTCAAGGCACCAATGATGCGGCTAAAATTCAAGAGTATTTTGGCCAAATTTTCAAAGATTTGAGTGCTCACGCGCAAGCCGAAGAAGAAGTGGTTTATCCTGCAATTCGTTCCTACTACAAACGGACGGAAGATTTGTATAGCGATCAAGCTGAAATGAAGCAAATGCTAACACAAATTCAGTCTTTGTCGCCGTCTTCTCCGAATTTCAAGGAAAATGTTAAGCGCTTGATGGATGCGGTGATGTCTCACGTTCGTCAAGAAGAAAACGAAATGTTCCCCAAAATTACTGAGAACTTCAGCGAGAAACAACAAGAAGAAATGGCAACTCAGTTTAAGACTGCCAAGAGCAAGTTCCAAGATAAAATGGCTGCTAATTTGAAGTAAGAATGCTTG
This genomic window from Ancylothrix sp. D3o contains:
- the dprA gene encoding DNA-processing protein DprA, producing MFEERVFWWAWSKVPGVGPVLMGRLRDCFGGLREAWEATERDLRGVEGFGRQTVEGVVRWRAQVDLEKAWGEHLEKNPDFWTPADEGYPRLLLEIPSPPPVLYYRGIVDMSESLGLRPLVGVVGTREPSEYGRRWTRKICRALAARGFTVVSGLAAGIDTEAHRGCLEAGGRTLAVMGTGVDLVYPPRNVSLYGEIVAQGAVLSEYPAGTGPDRAHFPQRNRIIAGLCRAVLVMEAPLRSGALITANLAADFGRDVFVLPGSLDNPNALGCLGLLSKGAQVILNEGLLLEMLGSIPPVDVAEVGVGETQLSLFEEVSSGPVSGLSAELMQVFQVISSQELPFDLIVEKANLPASTVSSSLLQLELLGLVSQLPGMRYQRC
- a CDS encoding hemerythrin domain-containing protein, with translation MPVTLEDTKRQAIGTKLADIKALQNLLISIEEMLLSALTDSDLSDRLRNMLEDDRKNLGVLDTVIVQYGVKGQPKETTEKMVGEIQKLMQGSELTLFEKFAQLELLKHKQTMSGLLIHKAAQVVGADVEAAITPLNTVNFENRSHQEQLKAFLEILGVRELTGQNPDQGIWARVQDAMAALTGVAGSVITRTKDDMNILEIIRMDHTKVNTLFMQVQGTNDAAKIQEYFGQIFKDLSAHAQAEEEVVYPAIRSYYKRTEDLYSDQAEMKQMLTQIQSLSPSSPNFKENVKRLMDAVMSHVRQEENEMFPKITENFSEKQQEEMATQFKTAKSKFQDKMAANLK